The proteins below come from a single Nitrospirota bacterium genomic window:
- a CDS encoding PLP-dependent transferase, which translates to MGNKRAGGTNTRCVHSGVREELTGGVNTPIYTSSSYRFPNPSGKAYYPRYFNLPNQSAVAEKLRALEGAEEALVQSSGMAAITATLLALLA; encoded by the coding sequence ATGGGAAACAAGCGTGCTGGAGGAACAAACACCCGATGCGTGCACTCGGGCGTGCGGGAGGAGCTCACCGGGGGAGTAAACACGCCCATATACACCTCAAGCTCATATCGTTTTCCGAACCCCTCGGGGAAGGCGTACTACCCCCGGTACTTCAACCTCCCCAACCAGTCCGCCGTGGCTGAGAAGCTCCGTGCGCTGGAAGGCGCCGAAGAGGCACTTGTGCAAAGCTCGGGCATGGCGGCCATCACCGCAACGCTCCTGGCACTGCTTGCCAG